From Vigna radiata var. radiata cultivar VC1973A unplaced genomic scaffold, Vradiata_ver6 scaffold_208, whole genome shotgun sequence, the proteins below share one genomic window:
- the LOC106780762 gene encoding LOW QUALITY PROTEIN: uncharacterized protein LOC106780762 (The sequence of the model RefSeq protein was modified relative to this genomic sequence to represent the inferred CDS: substituted 1 base at 1 genomic stop codon) — protein MDSFQQHHSYMRPPQPPPPPPHAADPHHHPHHFHQIPPPPPQAPWLSSQFQYHPSQTPSPPPQWQQPPPPPPPPPPSNAYSYHPSRFPPPPPLSHAPPHQFTPHSHISQPYPQDWGNPNLPPNQGYPAHNNEEDWAAKARAWAAKAATESQHPQTHFSPAGTLHEQNHYHDQYQQSVDSHYTDVQNQSHSTSSYQQFSYLDTSAQRLSGHSQDAVPVSLETSYAQDGHSYSARDGTSIRDSNVSFEQGSMQANPSVHQQEVPSSYSSVAGKEAADQIQQSYSVFPLSSSSSQERHVQPSMHAPPFASGSHSVDSTISLADQPLDFAPRFNRDNDLQMQSTYSHHDSSTSMNNWAAQVAPGVGYPPILASGPQLDPSISTPGHVAPPFGRFAGPSLPSTIPPSGAPFTLSTGTAIHPPAFSADAYGVSSVSDRPKKASVPNWLREEIKKTVIAAPAENLKEEAAFVNDGIDKPYTRGDETDSKSMDSSRSAEDEEDEEDQVEVARTAAINQEIKRVLTEVLLKVTDELFDEIATKVLAEDDLTAEVGHKVVTSNHKAPASPPSVTVPKASAKVLVPVKERVENDGSSEKSNSSSPGDVLGLGNYGSDADDEDNEIESSSVPTPAKDAAYHSGIKQPLADTHDVSVNGISQLHEHSRYETNFVNAQIKTMSLPSNDSASNQLHDDKVTRAFDLSHSSKLVPEDLRDNGFDAIQRSHDRFNGFSSKDTSGIPRSELLGKSIGGEKATDDHSGRESRRKSEKNERPDRNTSEKDFVKEVNSSKTRIDEKGHENHRRKDERNHKREKADYGSESKERVKEHHFRHWEKAKESDSRKRSSHVDVKDDKREVEKSHRGSTTDDTSRKREHTKDKGEHKSRQKDASNPDRHRRRRSSSVSSRGRTNKDRVDHAGNSSEGSDVSKRKMHSRKRDLSPSPVRSKRRQLSRSPHSKRSQRRHSPYSSLDSSRGRRSRTRSPGSQVELWSVWLSGFVFIALSLYATQRLPSLKDHSRASKDVILDSTSITIFTAPKPFKGSTGTKQTLALRSWLALSPFVTVVLYSQDPSVASFADAFDSRVLVDTSIDFTFLGTPFFHSMIAKSRSYTSDLSVIVDPETIILSGFISTLNHVYQLDHDWLLVASVQNVSSFPFHLDESGKHWQTSNGKRMKIQQLQKILQQNGRGKRCYTRMLMVWNSKDVPLHDGVLPPFLYGKGVHNNWVIHEAMSSEFRFVFDASLTITSFYLNEEEDFSPTKGNSSALDIENRNWEYIGNSHLGANYGSFFYSEDNSNLVKLLKCNKQYIMVDTKKNAVYSIGHQGAINLMKENYFPSWLKENTMYCIDRQKPQTASFDCSVKAQMKIPATLELPFSLEPLLSITADKSKTVIVTVAGYSYKDMLMSWVCRLRKLFVKNFVVCALDQETYQFSILQGIPVFTDPTAPSNISFDDCHFGTKCFQRVTKVKSRIVLKILKLGYNVLLSDVDVYWFKNPLPLLHSFGPAVLAAQSDEYKKQGPINLPRRLNSGFYYAHSDTQTIAAIEKVVRHAETSGLSEQPSFYDTLCGEGGSNRVGDSQCVEPETNLTVHFLDRDLFPNGAYQELWWEKDVKAACLKKGSYIIHNNWISGRLKKLERQVLSGLWEYDPGTRMCLXDGETFREHNNKFEVQAMLKRVVHSLGRVEHREKGSRRKNHQSERVRSPESYSKSRDFAVRITHAGGHQELYRHAVPASKLMTKYPGMCVARPEVFKVPHESVLWREEVLVPGHKYILISFKDVEKLKRKVSEEETSKEGDGVVLETKTRSPKERVKVANGVAGHEMLDTIINGGNSHRGNGKMKEPNGVAGQGLEKRTSLSPKGQGSNNIVKEGIGLGVEKVESNVDGCLGEGGVEDSFYSAKDFYGRREKSITPRPSRRKGIKGKKPFVAPLPKPRPYRSLGWQPSLPTVKELSP, from the exons ATGGATTCCTTCCAGCAACATCACAGCTACATGAGACCACCGCAACCGCCACCTCCTCCGCCGCATGCGGCGGATCCCCACCATCACCCGCACCACTTTCACCAGATACCGCCGCCGCCACCCCAAGCTCCCTGGTTGTCCTCTCAATTCCAATACCACCCTTCGCAGACCCCTTCTCCTCCGCCACAGTGGCAGCAaccaccaccgccgccgccCCCTCCTCCTCCGTCGAACGCATATTCGTACCATCCAAGCCGGTTCCCTCCTCCTCCGCCTCTCTCTCACGCACCTCCTCATCAGTTCACCCCTCACTCCCACATTTCTCAGCCTTATCCTCAG GATTGGGGCAATCCAAACTTGCCACCTAATCAGGGATATCCAG CTCATAACAATGAAGAAGATTGGGCTGCGAAGGCAAGAGCTTGGGCAGCTAAGGCTGCCACAGAAAGTCAGCATCCacaaacacatttttcacctgCTGGAACATTGCACGAACAAAATCACTATCATGATCAGTACCAGCAATCGGTTGACTCACATTATACTGATGTGCAAAACCAATCCCATTCAACATCAAGCTATCAACAATTTTCCTACTTAGATACTTCTGCACAGCGACTTTCAGGACATTCCCAGGATGCTGTACCTGTCAGTTTGGAGACATCTTATGCTCAAGATGGACATTCGTACAGTGCTAGAGATGGGACCAGCATTAGAGATTCAAATGTTTCATTTGAACAAGGGAGCATGCAAGCAAATCCATCAGTTCATCAGCAGGAGGTACCTTCTAGTTATAGTTCTGTTGCAG GTAAAGAGGCTGCTGATCAGATTCAACAATCATACTCAGTCTTCCCTTTGTCAAGTTCATCATCTCAAGAACGTCATGTGCAACCATCAATGCATGCACCGCCTTTTGCGTCTGGCAGCCACTCAGTGGACTCGACTATCAGTCTTGCTGATCAACCATTAGATTTTGCACCAAGGTTTAATCGTGATAATGACTTGCAGATGCAATCAACTTATAGCCATCATGATTCAAGTACTTCAATGAATAACTGGGCCGCTCAAGTTGCCCCTGGTGTTGGTTATCCACCAATTCTTGCCTCTGGGCCacag CTTGACCCTTCTATCTCCACTCCTGGTCATGTGGCACCACCATTTGGAAGGTTTGCTGGACCCAGCCTCCCTTCAACCATTCCACCAAGTGGTGCACCCTTTACCCTTAGCACTGGAACTGCAATTCATCCTCCTGCTTTCTCTGCTGATGCATATGGGGTATCTAGTGTTTCTGATCGTCCTAAGAAG gCTTCAGTCCCAAACTGGCTTagagaagaaataaagaaaacagtCATTGCTGCTCCTGCAGAGAATCTGAAGGAGGAAGCTGCATTTGTAAATGATGGCATTGACAAGCCGTATACAAGAGGCGATGAGACAGATAGTAAAAGCATGGATTCATCTAGATCAGCggaggatgaagaagatgaagag GATCAAGTTGAGGTAGCTAGAACTGCAGCAATCAACCAAGAAATAAAAAGAGTCCTGACTGAAGTTCTTTTGAAG GTTACTGatgaattgtttgatgaaatcGCAACAAAAGTTCTTGCTGAAGATGATCTTACTGCTGAAG TAGGTCACAAGGTTGTCACCTCAAACCACAAGGCACCTGCTTCTCCACCCTCAGTTACGGTTCCTAAGGCATCTGCAAAGGTTTTAGTTCCAGTCAAAGAGAGGGTAGAAAATGATGGTTCCAGTGAAAAATCTAATTCTAGTTCTCCTGGAGATGTTTTAGGTCTTGGAAATTATGGTTCTGATGCTGATGATGAAGACAATGAAATTGAGAGTTCCAGTGTGCCAACTCCTGCAAAAGATGCTGCTTACCATTCAGGGATTAAGCAACCTTTGGCAGATACACATGATGTATCTGTTAATGGCATTTCACAACTTCATGAGCATAGTAGATATGAAACTAATTTTGTGAATGCTCAGATCAAAACCATGTCTTTGCCATCCAATGATTCTGCTTCTAATCAATTGCATGATGACAAGGTTACTAGAGCATTCGATCTTTCACATTCTTCCAAATTAGTGCCTGAAGATCTTAGGGATAACGGGTTTGATGCCATTCAAAGAAGCCATGATAGATTTAATGGCTTTAGTTCTAAAGATACTTCAGGGATACCAAGATCTGAACTGCTTGGAAAGAGCATTGGTGGGGAAAAAGCAACAGATGATCATTCAGGTAGGGAAAGCAGAAGAAAATCTGAAAAAAATGAGCGGCCTGACAGGAATACTTCTGAGAAAGACTTTGTTAAGGAGGTAAACAGTAGTAAGACCAGGATAGATGAAAAAGGTCATGAGAATCATAGAAGGAAGGATGAAAGAAATCATAAAAGGGAGAAAGCAGATTATGGTAGTGAGTCAAAAGAAAGGGTGAAAGAACACCATTTCCGGCACTGGGAAAAGGCAAAGGAATCAGATTCAAGGAAAAGATCCTCTCATGTTGATGTCAAGGATGATAAAAGGGAAGTTGAAAAATCCCATAGAGGTAGTACCACTGATGATACAAGCCGGAAAAGGGAGCATACAAAGGATAAGGGGGAACATAAATCAAGGCAAAAAGATGCAAGTAATCCTGACAGGCATAGGAGAAGACGTTCATCTTCAGTAAGTAGTAGAGGTAGAACCAACAAGGATCGTGTTGATCATGCTGGTAATTCAAGTGAAGGATCAGATGTCTCAAAAAG GAAGATGCATTCAAGAAAGCGTGACTTGTCACCGTCTCCTGTCAGATCTAAAAGAAG ACAACTTTCGCGGTCTCCTCATAGCAAGCGTTCTCAGCGCAGGCATTCTCCCTATTCTTCTCTTGATTCTTCCAG GGGAAGGAGGTCAAGAACCAGATCACCC GGATCTCAGGTGGAGCTATGGTCAGTTTGGTTATCTGGGTTTGTCTTCAttgctctctctctctatgCCACTCAGAGATTACCTTCATTGAAGGATCATAGCAGAGCTTCCAAAGATGTTATATTGGATTCCACAAGTATTACAATATTCACAGCTCCAAAACCCTTTAAGGGCTCTACTGGGACCAAACAGACACTTGCTCTTAGGTCATGGCTGGCTCTGTCTCCATTCGTTACTGTTGTCTTGTACAGCCAAGATCCTTCCGTCGCCTCTTTTGCTGATGCTTTTGATTCCCGGGTTTTAGTTGACACTAGCATCGATTTTAC CTTCCTAGGTACTCCTTTTTTCCACTCTATGATTGCAAAATCACGCTCATACACATCAGATTTATCTGTTATCGTTGACCCTGAAACCATTATCCTTTCTGGATTCATCTCCACCCTAAACCATGTGTATCAACTTGATCATGATTGGCTTCTTGTTGCTTCAGTTCAAAATGTTTCTTCCTTCCCATTCCATTTGGATGAGTCTGGGAAACATTGGCAGACAAGTAATGGGAAACGGATGAAGATCCAGCAg CTGCAGAAAATACTTCAACAGAATGGGCGGGGGAAACGTTGTTATACAAGAATGCTGATGGTGTGGAACAGCAAGGATGTGCCTCTACATGATGGAGTTCTTCCTCCTTTCTTGTATGGTAAAGGTGTACATAACAATTGGGTGATTCATGAGGCAATGTCATCTGAGTTCAGATTTGTCTTTGATGCTAGTTTGACCATCACAAGTTTCTATTTGAATGAAGAGGAAGATTTTAGCCCCACAAAAGGAAATTCTAGTGCTTTAGATATTGAGAATAGAAATTGGGAGTACATTGGCAATTCCCATTTGGGGGCAAACTATGGATCATTCTTCTATAGTGAAGATAACTCTAACCTGGTCAAACTTTTGAAGTGCAATAAACAGTACATTATGGTTGACACCAAGAAAAATGCTGTTTATTCAATTGGGCACCAGGGTGCAATAAACCTGATGAAGGAAAACTATTTTCCATCTTGGTTAAAGGAAAATACAATGTATTGCATTGATCGTCAGAAACCCCAGACTGCATCATTTGATTGCTCTGTGAAGGCTCAGATGAAAATTCCAGCAACTCTGGAGCTTCCATTTTCCTTAGAACCACTCCTGTCTATCACTGCAGACAAAAGTAAAACAGTTATAGTTACCGTTGCTGGATATAGCTACAAGGATATGCTCATGAGTTGGGTTTGCAGATTACGAAAACTGtttgttaaaaattttgttgtgtGTGCCCTTGATCAGGAAACTTATCAATTCTCCATTTTGCAG GGAATTCCAGTTTTCACTGATCCAACAGCTCCAAGTAACATCAGTTTTGATGACTGCCACTTTGGCACCAAGTGCTTCCAAAGGGTGACAAAGGTGAAGTCAAGAATTGTTCTAAAGATTCTCAAGCTAGGTTACAATGTACTTCTCAGTGATGTTGATGTATACTGGTTCAAAAACCCACTTCCCTTACTTCACTCTTTTGGCCCTGCTGTTCTTGCTGCACAGTCTGATGAATACAAAAAACAAG GACCAATAAACCTACCTAGACGCTTAAACTCCGGCTTCTATTACGCTCATTCCGACACTCAGACAATTGCTGCTATAGAGAAAGTGGTAAGACATGCAGAAACTTCTGGCTTATCAGAGCAGCCAAGCTTCTACGACACGTTATGCGGGGAAGGAGGATCCAACCGCGTTGGTGACAGCCAATGTGTGGAACCTGAAACAAACCTAACGGTACATTTCTTAGACAGAGACCTTTTCCCAAACGGGGCTTACCAAGAACTATGGTGGGAAAAAGACGTGAAAGCAGCATGTTTGAAGAAGGGGAGTTACATCATCCACAACAACTGGATCAGTGGGAGGCTCAAGAAACTCGAGCGACAAGTGTTGTCGGGTTTATGGGAGTATGATCCTGGCACAAGAATGTGTCTGTG AGATGGTGAAACATTCAGAGAGCATAATAATAAGTTTGAAGTGCAGGCTATGCTGAAGCGTGTGGTTCATTCGTTAGGCCGGGTGGAACATAGAGAGAAAGGTTCCAGAAGGAAGAACCATCAGAGTGAAAGGGTCCGATCGCCGGAATCGTACTCAAAGTCGAGAGATTTTGCTGTGAGGATAACTCACGCGGGTGGACATCAGGAACTGTATAGACATGCAGTTCCTGCGTCTAAGTTGATGACAAAGTATCCAGGGATGTGTGTTGCACGGCCAGAAGTGTTCAAAGTGCCTCATGAATCGGTGTTATGGAGAGAGGAGGTTCTGGTGCCTGGTCACAAGTACATCCTGATCTCTTTTAAAGACGTGGAGAAGTTGAAACGAAAAGTTTCAGAGGAAGAGACGAGCAAAGAGGGTGATGGGGTGGTGCTGGAAACAAAGACCAGGTCTCCAAAGGAGAGAGTGAAAGTGGCAAATGGTGTAGCAGGCCATGAGATGCTGGATACAATCATCAATGGTGGAAACAGTCACAGAGGGAATGGGAAAATGAAAGAGCCAAATGGAGTTGCAGGCCAAGGGTTGGAAAAAAGGACAAGTCTTTCTCCCAAAGGACAAGGGAGCAACAATATTGTGAAAGAGGGAATTGGGCTAGGCGTAGAGAAGGTGGAATCAAATGTGGATGGTTGTTTAGGTGAAGGAGGTGTAGAGGACAGTTTTTACTCTGCAAAGGACTTCTATGGCCGTAGGGAGAAGTCCATAACCCCAAGACCTTCAAGACGAAAAGGAATAAAAGGGAAGAAGCCTTTTGTGGCACCTCTTCCAAAGCCACGACCATATCGGAGCTTGGGATGGCAACCTAGCCTCCCAACTGTGAAGGAACTCTCGCCATGA
- the LOC106780770 gene encoding inorganic phosphate transporter 2-1, chloroplastic — protein sequence MNPSCRFASPKHTPFLRNSHATSPFFLRHSHRVNTLVPSPPPPPIPTKPSSLSILRLRHLSSVKRFATLSSFAEGEAEGRKEGVGAANGDEVDGLAKAFDISSGTASAISICMALAVLSFPLMMKSLGPGLALKTRVLSYATLLFGFYMAWNIGANDVANAMGTSVGSGALTLRQAVLTAAVLEFSGALLMGSHVTNTMQKGILLANVFNGKDTLLFAGLLSSLAAAGTWLQFASYYGWPVSTTHCIVGAMVGFGLAYGGAGAVYWGSLARVISSWVVSPLMGAAVSFLVYKCIRRFVYSAPNPGLAAAAAAPIAVFLGVTGISFVAFPLSKSFPLALAQALVCGTVGAFLVDRIIRKQLGHLLVKANTPKTEPKEETVHHNIGFLDDVAGPKGAQLEIVYGVFGYMQVLSACFMSFAHGGNDVSNAIGPLAGALAILQGGAMGTEIVIPTDVLAWGGFGIVAGLMMWGYRVIATIGKKITELTPTRGFAAEFAAASVVLFASKLGLPISGTHTLVGAVMGVGFARGLNSVRSETVKEIVASWVVTIPVGAVLAVIYTWILTRILSYVL from the exons ATGAATCCCTCCTGTCGCTTCGCTTCGCCTAAACACACTCCCTTCCTTCGTAACTCTCACGCCACCTCCCCTTTCTTCCTCCGACACTCCCACCGCGTTAACACTCTCGTTCCCTCGCCGCCTCCGCCGCCGATACCAACCAAACCTTCCTCGCTCAGCATTCTCAGGTTAAGGCACTTGAGCTCCGTCAAGCGCTTTGCCACGCTGTCGTCTTTCGCCGAAGGGGAGGCGGAGGGGCGGAAGGAGGGAGTGGGAGCGGCGAACGGCGATGAGGTGGATGGGCTTGCGAAGGCCTTTGACATATCCTCGGGAACAGCGTCTGCCATATCGATATGCATGGCTTTGGCGGTGCTGAGCTTCCCGCTGATGATGAAGTCACTGGGGCCGGGGCTGGCGTTGAAGACGAGGGTGCTGTCGTACGCGACGTTGCTGTTCGGGTTTTACATGGCGTGGAACATTGGCGCCAACGATGTGGCGAACGCGATGGGGACCTCGGTGGGGTCGGGGGCGCTGACGTTGAGGCAGGCGGTGCTGACGGCGGCGGTGTTGGAGTTTTCGGGGGCGCTGTTGATGGGATCGCACGTAACGAACACTATGCAGAAGGGGATTCTGTTGGCCAATGTGTTCAATGGGAAGGATACTCTGCTCTTCGCTGGCTTGCTCTCTTCTCTGGCTGCTGCTGGCACTTGGTTGCAG TTTGCATCATATTATGGTTGGCCAGTATCTACTACACATTGTATAGTAGGAGCAATGGTGGGGTTTGGTTTAGCATATGGAGGTGCTGGAGCTGTTTACTGGGGTTCACTGGCAAGGGTGATCTCTTCGTGGGTTGTGTCACCACTGATGGGAGCAGCTGTATCATTTCTTGTCTACAAGTGCATCCGAAGG TTTGTATACAGTGCACCTAACCCCGGACTAGCAGCAGCTGCCGCCGCACCAATTGCTGTATTTCTGGGTGTTACTGGGATATCATTTGTTGCGTTTCCCCTTAGCAAGAGTTTTCCTTTAGCTTTGGCACAAGCTTTAGTCTGTGGAACTGTTGGTGCTTTTCTGGTTGACAGAATCATCAGAAAGCAGCTGGGCCATCTTCTTGTCAAGGCAAATACTCCAAAGACTGAGCCAAAAGAAGAAACTGTTCACCACAATATAGGATTCTTGGATGATGTTGCAGGCCCAAAGGGTGCTCAATTGGAAATAGTTTATGGAGTCTTTGGTTACATGCAAGTCCTTTCAGCATGTTTCATGTCATTTGCTCACGGTGGAAATGATGTCTCCAACGCCATAGGCCCACTGGCAGGTGCACTGGCTATCCTTCAAGGTGGTGCCATGGGAACTGAGATTGTCATTCCAACTGATGTTCTCGCTTGGGGAGGATTTGGAATAGTTGCAGGGCTAATGATGTGGGGTTACAGAGTGATAGCTACAATAGGAAAGAAAATTACAGAACTTACTCCAACCAGAGGATTTGCAGCTGAGTTTGCTGCTGCCTCTGTGGTTCTGTTTGCTTCAAAACTGGGGCTACCCATCTCTGGAACCCATACTCTAGTAGGTGCAGTAATGGGTGTTGGATTTGCAAGGGGATTAAACAGTGTTAGGTCAGAAACAGTGAAGGAGATTGTGGCTTCATGGGTAGTCACTATTCCAGTTGGTGCTGTTCTCGCAGTCATCTACACTTGGATCTTGACCAGGATTTTGTCCTATGTTTTATGA